Within the Mustela lutreola isolate mMusLut2 chromosome 2, mMusLut2.pri, whole genome shotgun sequence genome, the region AAACTTACGGTGGTGTCCTCaccgtaaaatggggataatgtcAGAACAGACTTCACAGGGCTGTTGTAATAATTAAATCCTAGAAACATTTCTATATAGTGCAAAATGTCTACAAAGCACCCAGTTCTCAGATCaactgttccgctgagggacatcgcttcGATAAACTTgtgtttctaaaaagaaaatattaactgtTTTCCACAAATATGGaaatatttgtattaaatatattataaatatattaagtatataatttatatgtatattaaatatattgacAAATTTTGGCAAAATGaaccatatttattatttataaacatatcttATAAAAGGGTGTGTGTATTTAAAGGtaagatttatataaatatatatcttataaaagGTAAGATATATGAATAAAAGTAAGATATAGATAGGTAAACAAAGATATATATGGTACCCATGATATCTTTCTAGATCCACAATAAATTTGCTTCTCTGAGTCACAAGTTTGACTTTGGGGTAGGGCTTTCTATCTGAGTACAGTCTCTATCTATCACTATCAGATATAATTGGCTCTTGCTTAACAAGCAGATTACTTGGCCCCAACCACACCTACCAAATTGGAATTCCTGAGGATAAGTCCtggaaatttgcatttctcaTAAGAACCTGGTGATTGTGATATGCACTTAAGTTCAACATCTCAAGATCTTTTCCTTGTCCTTGCTCTGCCATTTGCCTTAAGCAAGTCGTATAACCGTTCCATGTCTTAGGATTTGATGGGAAAGAACTTTGATCTTGGAGACAGACCCACAGCCTGTGGTTGAATCTGCCAATTTCTCATTGTATGCCTTTGAAAAGAGCACACATATGATAAAAAGTCTCCTTTTtatcatatgtaaaatggaaatattaatgcCTGTTCAGTTTAACATGCTGGTGTTACGAAGATAAAATTAGATAATAGAAGTGAGGAAAATTTGCAAACTCTAAGagctataaagatgaaaatgtttttctgttctgtaaaatagaagataaaaatttcaCAGGTGTGATGTGAGGGCAaaggagattatttttaaagtattttgaattttttcaaagttAGGTGTTCGTAAAAGATTATAACTTGGATGATCACTATAATCGTTTTaggttgtattattttaaattggaCAATGGAAATAGTTTATAAAGTGACTCATAATTCTCTAATGAAGAATATTATAAATATCCTTATGTTTCCCTTATAATTATGTTCATAACTATTAACtacataatagtaaaaataaatggtagtggatttttttttggtataattgCCTGTTACTGGGCTGCAGTTTTAAGCACTGAAATAAAGGACAAGCTATACATTATTGTAATTAATAATAGCCTATGCTGATTGAATGATAAATCCTATTTGCACATTATTCTACCCCCATTACTGCCTGAGCTTGGCTTAGGAATGGAGGATTATGGGTTCATTTATTAGAGTGAGATGCAACCCAGGAACTAATTTTAATGATCTATTGAAGTAAAAAGGATTTCCCTTCTACTGTTCAGGTGAGTAAGCCAGATTAGGTACATATTCCTCTAAATCTATGGTTTATACCAGGAACTGGACTCTTGATTCAAAAAAATGCACTAGAAAGCACAGAAAATAGGAGTTGATATCCTTGCTACCTGAATATCATCACCTGGACTTCtaatttcttaccttttttttctcaataatttttatatgaaaacatattaaaatgatattttttacatattacattattaaaattcattttagtggtttctttttattgtttattttttattgaagtatagttaacaaCACAATATTAtatcagtttcagatgtacatCATCATGATTTGACAATTTTATACATAATGAAATGTTTACTACGTTAACTATGGTCACAATTTGTCACCACACAATATTAATCTGTATTCCCTGTGCTGCACTTTACATCtccatgaatttttcattttgtaattggaagtttgtacctcttaatccccttcacctgtttcacccattactcaccccctcccctcttgcaaccaccagtttgtctCTGTATCTGTGGGtctgtttggggttttgtttgtttattttttagattctatatgttatttgtctttctctatctgactgatttcacttagcatgatacctttTGCTGATACTAATGGTGAAGGATCCCATCACTACAAGTGAATTCAGAGTAAGGAAATCTCACGTCATCTCTCAGAATGCATCTGAGATACTTCTTGTGGTTGGGAAACTAAATGGCATTAGGACATGAAGGTTAATAGCATAGCACTTGTCACTTTTTtcatgcttaaattttttttctttctctgaattctctttccctttccctttccatcctattcttttttctttccatttcctttttatattccaCTTCCTCCTTTCCATTCTTTATGGTTTCTTTCATTAGGAATTAGgagacaaattcttttttttttttcttttttcaataaatacatgctGATTTATTTATATGGATAAGATGGTTTTCTGGGGATAAACTCAGGAGGAAGTGTgagcattttattcatttgtaatgTCCCTACCCTGACAGGCCCGGCAGCAGGTTCTAGGACAAGCTAAAATCAtcccctatttaaaaaaagaaaaaaacgttACCCCCTGGCAGTCCTGGGGCAGgggctaaattttaaaaaaaaaattttccccagtgatttctaattgtttttgATACAGAGCCTTGGGAAGGAGTTTCCACTGGATTCAGGATGAAGGCATGACTTCTGCGTAGTGTTGGGGAGAAAAGGGTAGGAGTAGGACTCATGCAGCCTGGCCTCTTAGCCCACAGACGCCAAGAGGATGTCTACCGGCAGCTCCTCTGAACTTCTGGCTGTCACCTGCATTGTTACTGTGTCCAAAAGCAGCAGTCGGGAGCGCACCAAGATGTCATGACCTCCCTGGAACACACCAGCCAGGAGCAACGTATGGGTGTTCTTGTTATCTGGCACTTTGTCTGACCTCTCACAAGGGTGCATTCCCAGGAATTTCACGATATTGCCCACAGCCTCTTCAAGTGTCTTGATGGTAGACAAGGTGAATGTTTCCTCCTTCTCGAACTCATCCCCTACCTCATCCCACACGCTGCTTCAAAGTTCAGCTTCATGACCTTCTGGATGTGATCAGCGACAGTGACTTCCAGATCTTCCAGCACATATTCATCTTCATAGCCTTCATCATCGGTCTCCCCAGTGGTGGGGTCACAGTCCTTGACAGTGAACTTCATCATGCAGCTGAATGTGCAGGCCACAGCTGTAGGGTCCTCCTTGGGCAGTGTGACCAATGTGTAGCAGGTCCCAGGCTGGTTGTAGGGTAGGCTTCGGGCAGGCACGTAACAGAGCACCTCATAGGCTTCAGTGGGCTCCATCTGCACTGTGAAGTTCTCCAAAGTCTGGTCGTTGAGTGTGTTTGTGCAGTCAAACTGGAACACCATGTGGTCAGTGAAGGTGTGTTTGGTGCAGCGGATGACATACTCAGTCTCTGATTCAGTGAGGGCCACAGGCTCAGGAGACGACTTGAAGAGGGGCCCCAGCCCTTGGAACTCTGGCACTGCCGCCAACTGCTCCTGGAAGATCTCTTGCCGGGTGGCTGCCACTTTCTCAGGCTGCTTGGTGGCTGTGATGGGGGTactttctgttctctgttctgCCATTGGTGTGGTCGCTAGGGGCACAGACTTGAGGTCAAAAGGTTTTTCTGATGGTTCTAGAGTGTACTGCTGCAGAGCTCTCTCCAGACCAGGGATGGAAACAGTCAGACCATTTAGGATATAGCCCTCATTGAGGGCCTTCTGCTTCTGCTCCAGGACATTGAGATAGAAGGTGGCTCGGTCCCTTACTTCATTGTCACCGTCCATCACACACCTCTTCAGCAACACCAAGATACTGGGTAACATCTCTTCATTCTGGGCTCCAAACTTGGCCAGAGCACTCACAGCACCTGCCCGGACCTCCTCATGCTCCAAGACCATGCGATTATAAATGAAGCGGATGTACTTGGAGGGGTTGTTGGTCTTGGGCCCCTCCTGGCCTAGAAGATGCAGGATGGGGGTGGCCAGCACGGTGAACTCGCAGTCCTCAATGAATTCGCACAGGTGTGACAGCCCGGTCTCCTTGCTCTCCGTGTTCTCCTCAATGATGCTGATGATGCAGTCCACGATGGCCCGCTTGTACTCAAAGCCACCCTCTTCCCGTAGCATGGTGAACAGGAAGTTCATGAGCACAGCGTGTTTGCGAGGATACTTCTGACACAGGGCACTGATGGCCTGGACCACCACCACCTTAAACTCATCTGAGATCTCTGACATGAAGGATGAGATCTGCTTCATGAggcggtcttttttttttttttttttaagattttatttatttatttgacagagagaaatcacaagtagatggagaggcaggcagagagagagagggaagcaggctccccgccgagcagagagcccgatgcgggactcaatcccaggaccctgagatcatgacctgagctgaaggcagcagcttaacccactgagccacccaggtgccccaggaggagACAAattcttaaatgcattttttaatacaAGCATGCATTCCTTGGCTGAAAAGACATAATGACTTTATTTTACTAAATGACTAGTAGCAAATCCTTTTCAGAGGGAAGAATTTTTAGGAGGTAAAGGGGCATTACAATGTGCTTAGAACTAAGACAACttcaaaagaaacacaaacatatTCTTCTAGGTGCCTTTCTTGCAAGAAGAGAATCTTTTTGAAGTTTATCTCTCAGTGACTATGAGGTCTCTCTACCTTAAGAACCCTTGCATTTATATTCTTTGATCCAAATTCTCATTATCTTTGCATCACCCCAGGCAGAGGTTCAAATGATATTGTCCATGTTAATTCATCTGATAAAATAATTAGATTGGCTGCCCATTTCTGGTTAATAGTGaaattttccagtttcttttttttttttaatataattttttattttttataaacatatatttttatccccaggggtacaggtctgtgaatcaccaggtttacacacttcacagcactcaccaaaacacatatcctccccaatgtccataataccacccccttctcccaaaccccctccccccaacaaccctcagtttgttttgtgagattaagagtcacttatggtttgtctccctcccaatcccattttctttcatttattcttctcgtacccacttaagcccccatgttgcatcaccacttcctcatatcagggagatcatatgatagttgtctttctccgcttgacttatttcgctaagcatgatacgctctagttccatccatgttgtcgcaaatggcaagatttcatttcttttgatggctgcatagtattccattgtgtatatataccacatcttcttgatccattcatctgttgatggacatctaggttctttccatagtttggctattgtggacattgctgctataaacaatcgagtacatgtgccccttggatcactacgtttgtatctttagggtaaatgcccaatagtgcaattgctgggtcatagggcagttctattttcaacattttgaggaacctccatgctgttttccagagaagttgcaccagcttgcattcccaccaacagtgtaggagggttcccctttctccgcatcctcgccagaatctgtcatttcctgacttgttgattttagccattctgactggtgtgaggtgatatcgcattgtggttttgatttgtatttccctgatgccgagtgatatggagcactttttcatgtgtctgttggccatctggatgtcttctttgcagaaatgtctgctcatgtcctctgcccatttcttgattggattatttgttctttgggtgttgagtttgctaagttattgatagattctggacactagtcctttatctgatatgtcgtttgcaaatatcttctcccattctgtcagttgtcttttgattttgtgaactgtttcctttgctgtgcaaaagcttttgatcttgatgaaatcccaatagttcatttttgcccttgcttcccttgcctttggcgttgttcctaggaagatgttgctgcggcagaggtcaaagaggttgctgcctgtgttctcctcaaggattttgatggattcctttcgcacattgaggtccttcatccattttgagtctatttttgtgcgtggtgtaaggaaatggtccaatttcatttttctgcatgtagctgtccaattttcccagcaccatttattgaagaggctgtcttttatccattggacattctttcctgctttgtcgaagattagttgaccatagagttgagagtctatttctgggctctctattctgttccattgatctatgggtctgtttttgtgccagtaccatgctgtcttgatgatgacagctttgtaatagagcttgaagtccgggattgtgatgccaccaacgttggctctttttcaatatccctttagctattcgaggtcttttctggttccatataaattttaaaattatttgttccatttctttgaaaaagatggatggtactttgataggaattgcattaaatgtgtagattgctttaggtagcatagacattttcacaatatttattcttccaatccaggagcatggaacatttttccatttctttgtgtcttcctcaattactttcatcagtactttatagttttctgagtatagattctgtgtctctttggttaggtttattcctaggtatcttatggttttgggtgcaattgtaaatgggattgactccttaatttcccgttcttctgtcttgctgttggtgtagagaaatgcaactgatttctgtgcattgattttatatcctgacactttactgaattcctgtgcaagttctagcagttttggagtgaagtcttttgggttttccacatatagtatcatatcatctgcgaagagtgataatttgacttcttctttgccaatttggatgcctttaatttccttttgttgtctgattgctgaggctaggacctctagtactatgttgaatagtagtggtgataatggacatccctgccgtgttcctgaccttagcagaaaagctttcagtttttctccattgagaatgatatttgcggtgggtttttcatagatggctttgatgatattgaggtatgtgccctctatccctacactttgaagagttttgatcaggaagggatgctgtactttgtcaaatgctttttcagcatctattgagagtatcatatggttcttgttcttacttttattgatgtgttgtatcacattgactgatttgcggatgttgaaccaaccttgcagccctggaataaatcccacttggtcgtggtgaataatctttttaatgtactgttgaatcgtattggctagtattttgttgagtattttcgcatctgtgttcatcaaggatattggtctatagctctctgttttggtgggatccttgtctggtttggggatcaaggtgatgctggcctcataaaatagtttggaagttttccttccatttctattttttggaacagttttaggagaataggaattagttcttctttaaatgtttggtagaattcccccgggaagccgtctggccctgggcttttgtttgtttggagatttttaatgactgtttcagtctccttaTGGGTTATGGGTcggttcaggctttctatttcttcctggttcagttgtggtagtttatatgtttctaggaatgcatccatttcttccagattgtcaaatttattgccctagagttgctcatagtatgttcttataatagtttgtatttctttggtgttagttgtgatctctcctctttcattcatgattttatttatttgggtcctttctcttttctttttgataagtctggccaggggtttatcaattttattaattctttcaaagaaccagctcctactttcatgatttgttctattgtttttttggtttctatttcattgatttctgctctgatctttatgatttctcttctcctgctaggcttagggtttctttcttgttctttctccagctcctttatgtgtagggttaggttgtgtacctgagacctttcttgtttcttgagaaaggcttgtaccgctatatattttcctctcaggactgcctttgttgtgtcccacagattttgaaccgttgtattttcattatcatttgtttctatgatttttttcaattcttctttaatttcccggttgacccattcattctttagaaggatactgtttagtctccatgtattttggttcttttcaaacttccttttgtggttgagttctagctttagagcattgtggtctgaaaatatgcagggaatgatcccaatcttttgataccggttgagtcctgatttaggaccgagtaTGTgaactattctggagaatgttccatgtgcactagagaagaatgtgtattctgttgctttgggatgaaatgttctgaatatatctgtgatgtccatctggtccagtgtgtcgtttaaggcctttaattccttgctgatcttttgcttggatgatctgtccatttcagtgaggggagtgttaaagtcccctactattattgtattattgttt harbors:
- the LOC131825526 gene encoding LOW QUALITY PROTEIN: coatomer subunit gamma-1-like (The sequence of the model RefSeq protein was modified relative to this genomic sequence to represent the inferred CDS: deleted 2 bases in 1 codon), with product MCALHLRVPTGTQPAQRLLRSPPAPSLRPHFPTRDTAGPRRPRSPRPLNAPVMASGHPQGARREGFKNPDNSQISPRSQVTYRLMKQISSFMSEISDEFKVVVVQAISALCQKYPRKHAVLMNFLFTMLREEGGFEYKRAIVDCIISIIEENTESKETGLSHLCEFIEDCEFTVLATPILHLLGQEGPKTNNPSKYIRFIYNRMVLEHEEVRAGAVSALAKFGAQNEEMLPSILVLLKRCVMDGDNEVRDRATFYLNVLEQKQKALNEGYILNGLTVSIPGLERALQQYTLEPSEKPFDLKSVPLATTPMAEQRTESTPITATKQPEKVAATRQEIFQEQLAAVPEFQGLGPLFKSSPEPVALTESETEYVIRCTKHTFTDHMVFQFDCTNTLNDQTLENFTVQMEPTEAYEVLCYVPARSLPYNQPGTCYTLVTLPKEDPTAVACTFSCMMKFTVKDCDPTTGETDDEGYEDEYVLEDLEVTVADHIQKVMKLNFEAAWDEVGDEFEKEETFTLSTIKTLEEAVGNIVKFLGMHPCERSDKVPDNKNTHTLLLAGVFQGGHDILVRSRLLLLDTVTMQVTARSSEELPVDILLASVG